The genomic stretch GGCGGCCTCGCGGCTGGCCGCCGCGCTCGATAATTTCGCCGTTGAAGGACCGGCTACGAACGTGCTTTTCCTGGCTTCGCTCGCCCGCCACCCACGGTTCGTCGCGGGCGATCTCACCACGGCCTTCATCGCCGAGGAATATCCCGAGGGCTTTCGGCCGGGCGCCGATTGCCCGGCCGCGCTGGCGCAGTTGCTGGGCGCCGTGACGGTCCTGGCCCAGGATCGCGCCGCGCGCCTGATGCCGGAGGAGTGGACGCAGGCCGTGCTGCTGTCCGATGGCGAGGAGATGCCGCTCAAGAGGAAGTGGGAGAACGGGCGTTTGAGCGTTAGGTTCGGACGACGGGTTTATCGGCTGGAGAGCGGCTGGCGCCCTTACGAGCCTGTCGTGCGGTGCAAGGTGCGCGTTCCGAAGGCTTCCGGCCTGGCCGGGGACGAATTGTTTTTCGTCGTCCGGCGCGAGGGACTGCGCGTCACGGTCTCGCATGCGGGCGCCAAGCGTGAGTTCGTGTACCTGCCGCCGCGCTCGGCCCGGCTGAAGGGTCGCATGGCGGCCCGCCCGGCGCATCTGGGCGTCACCGCGCTCAACGCGCCGATGCCCGGCGTGCTGACGCAGTTGCAGGTGGCGGAAGGCGACGAAGTCAAGACCGGCCAGGAAATCGGGGTCATCGAGGCCATGAAAATGGAAAACAGCCTGCGTTCGCCCCGCGACGGCCGCATCCGGCAAGTCGCCGTGAGTCCCGGCGACAACCTGGAGACCAATCAGTTCATACTGCGGTACGAATGAGCGGGCAAATCGAAACCCTGGCCGAAGGCGTGCTCGCTGGCGATCGCCGCAGCCTGGCGCGCGCGCTGACCCTGGTGGAGTCGGAGCGCGGCGTTGACCGGGATGCGGCCAGCGAACTCATCGAGCGACTTCAGGCGGCATCCGACCCGGCCAGGAGAATCGGGATCACGGGCCCGCCCGGCGCGGGCAAGTCCACGCTGATCGAGCAGCTTGGCCTGCGCTTCGTGGAGGCCGGCAAGCGCGTGTGCGTGCTGGCCGTCGATCCCACCTCGTCACGCACCGGCGGCTCGATCCTGGGGGACAAGACCCGGATGGCCGAACTGGCGCGCAAGGCCGGCGTGTTCATCCGGCCCTCGCCCACCGGCGACGGCAGCGGCGCCCTAGGCGGCCGAACGCGCGAAGCCCTTACGGTGCTGGGCAGCGGTCCCTTCGATTACGTGGTGCTTGAAACGGCCGGCTCGGGACAGGCGGATACCGACGTCGCCGGGATGGTGGACGTGCTCGTCCTCTTGCTGGCGCCCGGCGGCGGGGACGAGTTGCAGGGCATGAAGCGCGGGATTCGGGAACTGGCCGACCTGATCGTCGTAAACAAGGCCGACGGCGAAACGCGTCAAC from Gammaproteobacteria bacterium encodes the following:
- the meaB gene encoding methylmalonyl Co-A mutase-associated GTPase MeaB, giving the protein MSGQIETLAEGVLAGDRRSLARALTLVESERGVDRDAASELIERLQAASDPARRIGITGPPGAGKSTLIEQLGLRFVEAGKRVCVLAVDPTSSRTGGSILGDKTRMAELARKAGVFIRPSPTGDGSGALGGRTREALTVLGSGPFDYVVLETAGSGQADTDVAGMVDVLVLLLAPGGGDELQGMKRGIRELADLIVVNKADGETRQLARSTASDYARSIPAAGHDAVVSCSALEGTGLDELAHRIADLADSAQAGQEGERAPDRDASGAIGRLNHVALATVDVEEAAAFYRDVLGAEVSVPKSLPEHGVTTVFVRLPNGTLELLEPLGDDSPISGFLKRATAGGMHHICLEVDDVLAARDRLREQGVRILGDGEPSIGAHGLPVLFLHPKDCFGVLIELEERARVGSGK